One window of the Brevibacterium limosum genome contains the following:
- a CDS encoding class II glutamine amidotransferase: MCRLIGFISPTSTTAADLIGADECRQWQSMGTVHDDGWGTAWIDTDTEAVARFRTPTEGADDPRLTRALDADASEGRICHLRIATTGLKDLEENTHPFLADGVAMAHNGSVHPIERLREYVSVAEVEEIGGTTDSAIIFALVLRDLRLGESLLDAVTGTVRMLRAGFDHPGINLLFLTTEEMIVVHATAGTQVPYLQGPLPPDHHDHYYRMSWQRSPENAMIVSSSGLEHKGWSLIEQNTIMRLTVADGAETIVRL, encoded by the coding sequence ATGTGCAGGCTGATCGGTTTCATCTCGCCTACCTCCACCACGGCCGCTGACCTCATCGGTGCTGATGAGTGCCGGCAGTGGCAGTCGATGGGAACGGTCCATGACGACGGGTGGGGTACGGCATGGATCGACACCGACACCGAGGCGGTCGCGCGGTTCCGCACTCCCACCGAGGGCGCCGACGATCCCCGGTTGACCCGGGCTTTGGATGCGGATGCGAGCGAGGGTCGGATCTGTCATCTGCGGATAGCGACGACCGGGCTCAAGGACCTCGAAGAGAACACGCACCCGTTCCTGGCCGACGGTGTGGCGATGGCGCACAACGGTTCGGTGCATCCGATCGAGCGGTTGCGCGAATACGTGTCCGTCGCCGAAGTCGAGGAGATCGGCGGCACCACCGATTCGGCGATCATCTTCGCCCTCGTCCTCCGGGACCTGCGCCTCGGCGAATCACTGCTCGATGCAGTGACCGGAACGGTGCGGATGCTGCGGGCGGGCTTCGACCATCCCGGCATCAATCTGCTGTTCCTGACCACGGAGGAGATGATCGTCGTCCACGCCACGGCCGGAACCCAGGTGCCCTATCTGCAGGGGCCCCTGCCGCCGGATCATCACGACCACTACTACCGGATGAGCTGGCAGCGGTCGCCCGAGAACGCAATGATCGTGTCCTCCTCGGGACTCGAACACAAAGGATGGAGTCTCATCGAGCAGAACACGATCATGCGGCTGACCGTCGCCGACGGTGCGGAGACGATCGTCAGGCTGTAG
- a CDS encoding sulfurtransferase TusA family protein: MKQVLETDGQVCPFPLVEAKEAMTGLTAGDELVINFDCTQATEAIPQWAAENGYPVTHFDRVTDASWTITVQKS; encoded by the coding sequence ATGAAACAGGTACTCGAAACCGACGGTCAGGTCTGCCCCTTCCCGCTCGTCGAAGCCAAAGAGGCGATGACCGGACTCACCGCAGGCGATGAACTCGTCATCAACTTCGACTGCACTCAGGCCACCGAGGCGATCCCGCAGTGGGCTGCCGAAAACGGCTACCCCGTCACCCACTTCGACCGGGTCACCGACGCCAGCTGGACCATCACCGTCCAGAAATCCTGA
- a CDS encoding YeeE/YedE family protein, producing the protein MIITGLIVGLVLGFVFQRGRFCVTGAFRDLTLTGNTRWFSALIVLIAVHSVGLFLLNSFGVIALEAEPFPWLASIVGGLIFGFSMVFAGGCATGTYYRAGEGLVGSWFALIFYALFSAVMKLGPAAGFTEGIRSITLDNGSLQASTGLSPWVFVVVISAIAVWLAVHHARKLKTPMATLPPRKTGLAHLFTEKRWNPFATAVVIGIIATIAWPLSAATGRNSGLGITTPSANLVGYLSTGDTQLIDWGVMLVIGILVGSFIAAKASGEFRLRVPDQATIIKSIIGGIGMGVGAAIAGGCTVGNAMVSTAQFEYQGWVSVVFMIAGAGIAAKATIKPKKSPAAAPAAESRTV; encoded by the coding sequence ATGATCATCACCGGACTCATCGTCGGCCTCGTCCTCGGCTTCGTCTTCCAGCGCGGCCGTTTCTGCGTGACCGGCGCCTTCCGCGACCTCACCCTGACAGGGAACACGCGGTGGTTCTCCGCTCTCATCGTGCTCATCGCCGTGCACTCCGTCGGCCTCTTCCTGCTCAACAGCTTCGGAGTCATCGCGCTCGAAGCCGAGCCGTTTCCGTGGCTGGCCTCGATCGTCGGGGGCCTGATCTTCGGCTTCTCCATGGTCTTCGCCGGTGGCTGCGCGACCGGCACCTACTACCGTGCGGGTGAGGGGCTCGTCGGCAGCTGGTTCGCCCTCATCTTCTACGCGCTGTTCTCCGCCGTCATGAAGCTCGGCCCCGCGGCAGGCTTCACCGAAGGCATCCGCAGCATCACCCTCGACAACGGCAGCCTGCAGGCGAGCACGGGTCTGAGCCCGTGGGTCTTCGTCGTCGTCATCTCGGCGATCGCCGTGTGGTTGGCCGTCCATCACGCCCGCAAGCTCAAGACCCCGATGGCGACCCTGCCTCCGCGCAAGACCGGATTGGCCCACCTGTTCACCGAGAAGCGCTGGAATCCCTTCGCCACCGCCGTGGTCATCGGCATCATCGCCACGATCGCCTGGCCGCTCTCCGCCGCCACGGGCCGCAACTCCGGGCTGGGCATCACGACCCCTTCGGCGAACCTCGTCGGATACCTCTCCACAGGCGACACGCAGCTCATCGACTGGGGAGTCATGCTCGTCATCGGCATCCTCGTCGGGTCGTTCATCGCCGCCAAAGCCTCCGGTGAATTCCGCCTCCGCGTGCCCGACCAGGCCACGATCATCAAGTCGATCATCGGCGGCATCGGCATGGGCGTCGGCGCAGCCATCGCCGGCGGCTGCACCGTCGGCAACGCCATGGTCTCGACCGCACAGTTCGAATACCAGGGCTGGGTGTCCGTGGTCTTCATGATCGCCGGCGCCGGAATCGCGGCCAAAGCCACCATCAAACCGAAGAAGTCGCCGGCGGCAGCGCCCGCGGCAGAAAGCAGGACAGTATGA
- a CDS encoding MmgE/PrpD family protein, producing MKVTMDQNNAPTEVQSLAQFVADASLDMLSDTALEQLKIRVLDTIGVAIGALDAPPLKDIRHLIEGLGDGRGATLIGGGHASPDHAAFYNSALSRYLDFMDAYLAKGETNHPSDNMGAVLAAAEHADASGADFLTAFAVAYQIHARLSDVAPVRDLGFDHTTQGAFAAAAASAKALGLGVEQIANAAAMAGTANVALRVTRTGDLSHWKGLAYPHVSKEGVFDALLASRGITGPAEVFEGNKGFKALAGDYDLDWSAEDLEKVTDTIIKKHNAEIHSQSALDAAQDIRSQEGFRADAIAGVELTTFDVAYSIIGGGEEGDKRAIRTKEEADHSLPWMLAVVLLDGELNPAQYEPERIVADDVQDLMHKVTITPSQEFSDRFPENMCADLVVTLGDGTKFRASTDDYEGFTTHPLDWAGARKKFDALTSPFAEAELRDEIADLVHDLENHRIRELTAVLAHVPQTRS from the coding sequence ATGAAGGTCACCATGGACCAGAACAACGCACCGACAGAGGTGCAGTCACTCGCACAGTTCGTCGCCGACGCCTCGCTGGATATGCTCAGCGACACTGCCCTCGAACAGCTCAAGATCCGCGTCCTCGACACCATCGGCGTCGCCATCGGCGCCCTCGACGCCCCGCCCCTGAAGGACATCCGGCACCTCATCGAGGGCCTCGGGGACGGACGCGGTGCCACACTCATCGGCGGCGGGCACGCCAGCCCCGATCACGCCGCGTTCTACAATTCCGCCCTGAGTCGGTATCTCGACTTCATGGACGCTTACCTGGCCAAGGGTGAGACCAATCACCCTTCCGACAATATGGGCGCGGTCCTCGCGGCCGCGGAACACGCCGATGCCTCGGGCGCGGACTTCCTCACGGCCTTCGCCGTGGCCTATCAGATCCACGCCCGCCTCTCGGACGTCGCACCGGTGAGGGACCTGGGCTTCGACCATACGACGCAGGGCGCGTTCGCTGCGGCGGCCGCCTCGGCGAAGGCATTGGGTCTGGGCGTCGAACAGATCGCGAACGCTGCGGCCATGGCCGGCACCGCGAACGTAGCGCTGCGGGTCACGCGCACGGGAGATCTCAGCCACTGGAAGGGGCTGGCATATCCGCACGTGTCGAAGGAGGGCGTCTTCGACGCGCTCCTGGCCTCACGCGGAATCACCGGACCGGCCGAGGTCTTCGAAGGCAACAAGGGCTTCAAGGCCCTGGCCGGGGATTACGACCTCGACTGGTCGGCCGAGGACCTCGAGAAGGTCACGGACACGATCATCAAGAAGCACAATGCGGAGATCCACTCGCAGTCGGCCCTCGACGCCGCACAGGATATCCGGTCTCAGGAGGGATTCCGCGCTGATGCCATCGCCGGCGTGGAACTGACGACCTTCGACGTCGCGTACTCGATCATCGGCGGCGGAGAGGAAGGCGACAAGCGCGCGATCCGCACGAAGGAGGAGGCCGATCATTCGCTGCCGTGGATGCTCGCGGTCGTCCTCCTCGACGGTGAGCTCAATCCGGCTCAGTACGAGCCGGAGCGGATCGTCGCCGACGATGTCCAGGATCTCATGCACAAGGTCACGATCACTCCTTCGCAGGAGTTCAGCGACCGGTTCCCCGAGAATATGTGCGCGGACCTCGTCGTCACTCTCGGCGATGGGACGAAGTTCCGAGCGAGCACCGACGACTACGAAGGCTTCACCACTCATCCCCTCGACTGGGCAGGTGCCCGGAAGAAGTTCGATGCCCTGACGTCCCCCTTCGCCGAGGCGGAGCTGCGTGACGAGATCGCCGACCTCGTTCATGACCTCGAGAATCACCGGATCAGGGAGCTGACCGCGGTCCTCGCACACGTCCCCCAGACCCGCAGCTGA
- a CDS encoding phosphosulfolactate synthase, whose protein sequence is MSNAIDFDVSMNFVPRAYRPAKPRTIGMTEIRAPYYSTFGTRHLQDVFDVAGQWVDGIKWAGGSFSLVPSEQVKAFSDIAHENGAYVSSGGWIETVLRYGDDAVDQYLKEAKEVGFDVIEISTGFIMLPTSGLERLVEKVVRAGLKAKPELGIQIGSGGDSGEAELAAESAKDIGDLVDRGKRALDAGASIIMIESEGITENVDEWNTAAAASIINGLGLENVMFEAADGPVFEWYIKNYGNECNLFVDHSQILQLEGLRQNIWGNKSTWGRVINPRP, encoded by the coding sequence ATGTCGAACGCCATCGATTTCGATGTGTCCATGAACTTCGTCCCCCGCGCCTACCGCCCGGCCAAGCCCCGCACCATCGGGATGACCGAGATCCGCGCCCCGTACTACTCGACCTTCGGCACCCGGCATCTGCAGGACGTCTTCGACGTCGCCGGGCAGTGGGTCGACGGCATCAAGTGGGCGGGCGGATCGTTCTCGCTCGTCCCTTCTGAGCAGGTGAAGGCCTTCAGCGACATCGCCCATGAGAACGGGGCGTATGTGTCCTCCGGCGGATGGATCGAGACGGTCCTGCGCTACGGCGATGACGCGGTCGATCAGTACCTCAAGGAGGCCAAGGAGGTCGGCTTCGACGTCATCGAGATCTCGACCGGGTTCATCATGCTCCCGACCTCGGGCCTGGAACGACTCGTCGAGAAGGTCGTCAGGGCCGGGCTCAAGGCGAAGCCGGAGCTCGGCATTCAGATCGGCTCCGGCGGAGACTCCGGCGAGGCCGAGCTGGCGGCGGAGTCCGCGAAGGACATCGGCGACCTCGTCGACCGCGGCAAGCGTGCCCTGGATGCCGGGGCCTCGATCATCATGATCGAGTCCGAGGGCATCACGGAGAACGTCGACGAGTGGAACACCGCAGCGGCCGCCTCGATCATCAACGGTCTCGGGCTCGAGAATGTCATGTTCGAAGCCGCCGACGGGCCGGTCTTCGAGTGGTACATCAAGAACTACGGCAACGAATGCAACCTGTTCGTCGACCACTCGCAGATCCTCCAGCTCGAGGGACTGCGCCAGAACATCTGGGGCAACAAGTCCACCTGGGGACGAGTGATCAACCCGCGGCCGTGA
- a CDS encoding fibronectin type III domain-containing protein: protein MTQTRRRKFMRGRVRILLAAFALLALVLGPAAVNGTLAGWTDSKLSQGAFTAGSVGEVQNLKCIDSKDGLIPNLLRTQVVLEWDPPAGIDKDLVTYEVDWRQTGLLGGSGTEYRDTTSYTYTASSLSLITLSTQFEVRAKLKSGEWIGPDSNTSAVSVGLVVLSVYMDCR from the coding sequence ATGACTCAGACTCGACGCAGAAAGTTCATGCGGGGGCGGGTACGGATCCTGCTCGCGGCTTTCGCCCTCCTTGCTCTCGTCCTCGGCCCCGCCGCCGTCAACGGCACACTGGCCGGGTGGACCGACTCGAAACTGAGCCAGGGGGCGTTCACGGCGGGGTCGGTCGGGGAGGTTCAGAATCTCAAATGCATAGACAGTAAGGACGGACTTATCCCGAATCTGCTCAGAACGCAGGTCGTTTTGGAGTGGGATCCGCCCGCCGGCATCGACAAAGACTTGGTCACCTATGAAGTGGATTGGCGGCAGACCGGTCTCCTCGGTGGAAGCGGAACCGAATACCGAGATACCACCAGCTACACTTACACTGCGAGCTCCCTCAGTCTGATCACTCTCAGCACCCAGTTCGAGGTCAGAGCGAAATTGAAGTCCGGAGAGTGGATCGGGCCGGATAGCAACACAAGTGCTGTCAGCGTAGGTCTCGTTGTTCTGTCGGTGTATATGGACTGCCGTTGA
- a CDS encoding signal peptidase I, protein MDVRRRVRHSGELTMAGKRNVGAWLGGAVLNILAVLGVICIVLVILSFVFNVSIIMFKTGSMSPTITAGSASLVREIPAEDMKVGDIVTVDRGDKILPVTHRVIDIRSTDPTTGAVTFEMKGDANAEKDPEPYTTETVRKVLFSVPGIAPILQQWRNPFLLGGITIAASLLVVWAFWPRRGDDAVGEDSLEDSRSRAESLRVPARTPKHAVATPVVAALVLGGGVFGVDLPNFTELAATNVESSGGEVASSEAHGDVLQMKAFGDEESMRNLSPGESAKWSVDVWADAPDPGEVEFEIGSGHLAEPLASALLVDVRSCARTVDEEECPDDAGQVLSGVRLSDLGAAPDDSRALFEMSSDESTRVEVTVTLEASADSAAVAGLTSSVRVTAIGHGEEVSLGPGNPGDPGPGGDLPRTGIDGWQWILLAAFILIVVGSAVVARSRKSGRL, encoded by the coding sequence GTGGACGTTCGACGCCGAGTCCGTCACTCCGGAGAACTGACGATGGCGGGCAAGAGGAACGTGGGCGCCTGGCTGGGCGGAGCCGTGCTCAACATCCTCGCCGTTCTCGGCGTGATCTGCATCGTGCTCGTCATTCTCAGCTTCGTGTTCAACGTGTCTATCATCATGTTCAAGACCGGGTCGATGAGCCCGACGATCACTGCCGGATCAGCCTCTCTCGTTCGAGAGATCCCCGCCGAGGATATGAAAGTCGGCGACATCGTCACCGTCGACCGCGGCGACAAGATTCTGCCGGTGACGCACCGCGTCATCGACATCCGATCGACCGATCCCACCACCGGTGCCGTGACCTTCGAGATGAAAGGTGACGCGAACGCCGAGAAGGACCCCGAGCCTTACACCACGGAAACGGTGCGGAAGGTGCTGTTCTCTGTGCCCGGGATCGCGCCGATTCTCCAGCAGTGGCGCAATCCGTTCCTGCTCGGCGGTATCACGATCGCGGCCAGCCTCCTCGTCGTGTGGGCTTTCTGGCCGCGGCGGGGTGACGATGCTGTTGGCGAAGATTCGCTGGAGGACTCTCGTTCTCGCGCTGAGTCGCTGCGCGTTCCTGCGCGCACCCCCAAGCATGCGGTGGCGACTCCCGTCGTGGCCGCGCTGGTTCTCGGGGGCGGGGTGTTCGGCGTCGATTTGCCTAATTTCACCGAACTGGCTGCGACGAACGTTGAATCGTCGGGTGGTGAGGTCGCATCCTCCGAAGCACACGGTGATGTGCTGCAAATGAAGGCGTTCGGCGATGAAGAGTCGATGCGCAATCTCAGCCCCGGGGAGTCGGCGAAGTGGTCCGTCGACGTGTGGGCCGATGCTCCGGATCCGGGAGAAGTCGAGTTCGAGATCGGCTCTGGGCATCTGGCGGAGCCGTTGGCTTCGGCGCTGCTCGTCGATGTTCGGTCCTGTGCGAGGACCGTGGACGAGGAAGAGTGCCCAGACGACGCCGGCCAGGTTTTGAGCGGTGTTCGACTCAGCGACCTCGGCGCCGCTCCCGACGACAGTCGTGCTCTGTTCGAGATGTCGAGTGATGAGTCGACGCGGGTCGAAGTGACGGTCACATTGGAGGCTTCTGCCGATTCCGCGGCGGTGGCCGGACTGACGAGCAGTGTGCGTGTGACGGCGATCGGCCACGGCGAGGAAGTCTCCCTCGGTCCGGGCAACCCTGGTGATCCAGGTCCGGGCGGCGACCTTCCTCGGACGGGAATCGACGGGTGGCAATGGATCCTCTTGGCTGCGTTCATCCTCATCGTCGTGGGCTCAGCAGTCGTCGCGCGCTCGAGGAAGTCCGGAAGATTATGA
- a CDS encoding SipW-dependent-type signal peptide-containing protein, whose product MRSLLSALLKLFSSGRATDDGRPTSRRQLRARRSRLRSRRIKALLAGGLVFGIGAAGTVAAWTDSETADGSFEAGTFNIELAIDGRWTSTNEMTFDTAPMFPGSKVYAPVFVRTSPDTTIGGDLTVKGNGIGSPNAMGNALVYRAVTQEITGSEVDGYACGEGSFTASATYAFGGASGRVGLKTPATSTNEPTLEAAGASVQAYCFEVSLPSDASSDAQGLSAEHTWTFDAESVTPEN is encoded by the coding sequence ATGAGGTCGCTTCTGTCGGCGCTGCTTAAACTCTTCTCGTCTGGGCGGGCAACTGACGATGGCCGCCCGACGAGTCGACGCCAGCTACGTGCGCGTCGGTCGCGTCTGCGATCGCGGCGGATCAAGGCGCTGCTGGCCGGAGGCCTCGTCTTCGGAATCGGAGCGGCCGGAACGGTTGCAGCATGGACCGACAGTGAAACCGCTGACGGGTCGTTCGAGGCCGGCACGTTCAATATCGAACTGGCGATTGATGGCCGGTGGACCAGCACCAATGAGATGACCTTCGATACCGCGCCGATGTTTCCGGGATCGAAGGTCTACGCTCCCGTGTTTGTGCGGACCAGTCCGGATACGACAATCGGGGGCGACCTCACCGTCAAGGGCAACGGAATCGGGTCTCCGAATGCCATGGGGAATGCTCTGGTCTATCGGGCTGTCACACAGGAGATCACCGGCAGTGAGGTCGACGGATACGCCTGCGGCGAGGGCAGCTTCACCGCCTCGGCGACATATGCGTTCGGTGGAGCATCGGGCAGGGTCGGGCTGAAGACGCCCGCCACCAGCACGAATGAACCGACACTTGAGGCGGCCGGTGCCTCGGTCCAGGCCTACTGCTTCGAAGTGAGCCTCCCGAGCGATGCTTCTTCCGATGCGCAAGGTCTGTCTGCGGAGCATACGTGGACGTTCGACGCCGAGTCCGTCACTCCGGAGAACTGA
- a CDS encoding SipW-dependent-type signal peptide-containing protein, with translation MTTETTRSRKFKAILAGGIVLGVGAAVTLAAWTDDEWAEGIFGAGSFNVEGSTNGTDFDDHESSAGAAELSFSLDGGDNLSPGDTVAAPFVLRLDGPTSYDATVSLTSAAGGGDNTTALSYEIVQVASAGECTATATGTSVAPAGTALDSTTGAAEFDLTAGADTATGDPVTLCFKVTADDTLTQGQDTTAQWQFTATSAE, from the coding sequence TTGACCACTGAGACCACGCGTTCGCGCAAGTTCAAAGCCATCCTTGCCGGCGGCATCGTCCTCGGCGTCGGTGCAGCGGTGACGCTCGCCGCCTGGACCGATGACGAATGGGCCGAAGGCATTTTCGGTGCCGGTTCGTTCAACGTCGAAGGCAGCACCAACGGGACGGACTTCGACGATCATGAAAGCTCCGCGGGCGCGGCCGAGTTGAGCTTCTCTCTCGACGGCGGGGACAACCTGTCTCCGGGCGACACCGTGGCGGCCCCCTTCGTCCTCCGCCTCGACGGACCGACGAGCTACGATGCGACCGTCTCTCTCACCTCGGCCGCCGGGGGCGGAGACAACACCACGGCCCTCAGCTATGAGATCGTCCAGGTCGCCTCGGCAGGGGAGTGCACGGCGACTGCGACCGGCACGTCCGTGGCGCCGGCGGGAACGGCACTGGACTCGACCACGGGAGCCGCCGAGTTCGACCTCACCGCCGGCGCGGACACCGCGACCGGCGACCCGGTCACCCTCTGCTTCAAGGTCACCGCGGATGACACCCTGACACAGGGGCAGGACACCACCGCACAGTGGCAGTTCACCGCGACCTCGGCCGAATGA
- a CDS encoding 4-hydroxybenzoate 3-monooxygenase — MAQLQTDVAIVGAGPAGLMLAHLLHNAGIESVVIDSRSRDDIAHTHRAGILEAGSVRMLEAAGVESRVHTDGHRHDGIDIRVNGASNHFDFPELVGESVWLYPQNEIFVDLSAARERTGRPTYYSVTDTTLGDVETERPWVTATTSDGEELRIGARYVVGADGSRGPCRSMIPDGTRQRFFHEYPFAWFGILCEAPPSHEVLIYSRSERGFALISQRSANVQRMYFQASPDTDVADWSDDRIWTELQARVDGPDGFELKTGPIFDKTVLPFRSAVTEPMQHGSMFLAGDSAHTVPPTGAKGLNLAFADVAVLAPALISALKDSDTEALAGYSQTATKRVWKAQNFSYQMTRMLHTDPTQDAFETKRSLGELRSILESDHGRRYLAECYTGWPHG; from the coding sequence GTGGCACAACTTCAGACAGACGTTGCGATCGTCGGCGCAGGACCCGCGGGACTCATGCTCGCGCACCTGCTGCACAATGCAGGCATCGAATCCGTCGTCATCGACAGTCGCAGCCGCGACGACATCGCCCACACGCACCGCGCCGGAATCCTCGAAGCCGGATCGGTGCGCATGCTCGAAGCCGCCGGCGTCGAATCCCGCGTCCACACCGACGGGCACCGCCACGACGGCATCGACATCCGAGTCAACGGCGCCTCGAACCACTTCGACTTCCCCGAACTCGTCGGCGAATCCGTCTGGCTCTACCCCCAGAATGAGATCTTCGTCGACCTTTCCGCCGCCCGCGAACGCACCGGCCGCCCCACCTACTACTCGGTCACGGACACCACCCTCGGCGATGTCGAGACCGAACGCCCGTGGGTCACCGCCACCACCTCCGACGGTGAAGAGCTGCGCATCGGCGCCCGCTACGTCGTCGGGGCCGACGGCTCCCGCGGACCGTGCCGCTCGATGATCCCCGACGGCACCCGGCAGCGCTTCTTCCACGAGTACCCCTTCGCCTGGTTCGGCATCCTCTGCGAAGCCCCGCCCAGCCACGAAGTCCTCATCTACTCCCGCTCCGAACGCGGATTCGCACTCATCTCCCAGCGCAGCGCGAACGTCCAGCGCATGTACTTCCAGGCCTCCCCGGACACGGATGTCGCCGATTGGTCGGATGACCGGATCTGGACCGAACTCCAGGCCCGCGTCGACGGCCCCGACGGCTTCGAACTCAAGACCGGACCGATCTTCGACAAGACTGTGCTTCCCTTCCGCTCGGCGGTGACCGAACCGATGCAGCACGGTTCGATGTTCCTCGCCGGTGACAGCGCGCATACCGTCCCTCCGACCGGGGCGAAGGGCCTCAATCTCGCCTTCGCCGACGTCGCTGTGCTCGCCCCGGCCCTCATCTCGGCGCTCAAGGACTCCGACACCGAGGCGCTGGCAGGCTACTCGCAGACCGCGACCAAACGCGTATGGAAGGCCCAGAACTTCTCGTATCAGATGACACGGATGCTCCACACCGACCCGACTCAGGATGCCTTCGAAACGAAGCGCAGCCTCGGCGAACTGCGATCCATCCTCGAATCCGACCACGGGCGCCGGTACCTGGCCGAGTGCTACACCGGCTGGCCCCACGGCTGA
- the pcaH gene encoding protocatechuate 3,4-dioxygenase subunit beta, which translates to MSQHQTSDTDETAEAFDSPTVIDQPVKGPDDAAESQTTLSAEIDGIEAQYKQDVAGGKKPETQPRLDYRPYRSSILRHPTKDPRHTDPETIELFSPAFGHRDIGTLESDLTIQADGEPIGERIRVTGRVLDGEGRPVRNQLVEIWQANSAGRYIHKRDQHPAPIDPNFTGVGRTLTGDDGSYSFTTIKPGPYPWKNHHNAWRPAHIHFSLFGSEFTQRMITQMYFPGDPLFALDPIYQSITDQKSRERLVATYDHNITEHEFLMGYNWDIVLTGANRTWMEEEDDD; encoded by the coding sequence ATGAGTCAGCACCAGACCTCAGACACCGATGAGACCGCCGAGGCCTTCGATTCGCCCACCGTCATCGACCAGCCCGTGAAGGGCCCCGACGACGCAGCAGAATCCCAGACCACACTCTCGGCCGAGATCGACGGCATCGAAGCACAGTACAAGCAGGACGTCGCCGGCGGGAAGAAGCCCGAGACCCAGCCGCGCCTGGACTACCGGCCCTACCGGTCCTCGATCCTGCGGCACCCGACGAAGGATCCCCGCCACACCGACCCGGAGACGATCGAGCTCTTCTCCCCCGCGTTCGGACATCGGGACATCGGCACCCTCGAATCGGATCTGACCATCCAGGCCGACGGGGAACCCATCGGCGAGCGCATCCGCGTGACCGGCCGGGTCCTCGACGGCGAAGGTCGCCCCGTGCGCAATCAGCTCGTCGAGATCTGGCAGGCGAATTCGGCCGGACGCTATATCCACAAACGCGATCAGCACCCGGCCCCGATCGACCCGAACTTCACCGGCGTCGGCCGGACCCTGACCGGCGACGACGGCTCCTATTCGTTCACGACGATCAAACCGGGCCCCTACCCGTGGAAGAACCACCACAACGCATGGCGACCGGCACACATCCACTTCTCGCTCTTCGGTTCCGAGTTCACACAGCGGATGATCACCCAGATGTACTTCCCCGGGGACCCGCTCTTCGCCCTCGACCCGATCTACCAGTCGATCACCGACCAGAAGTCACGCGAGCGCCTGGTGGCGACCTACGACCACAACATCACCGAGCACGAATTCCTCATGGGATACAACTGGGACATCGTGCTCACCGGAGCCAACCGGACCTGGATGGAAGAAGAGGATGATGACTGA